Proteins encoded by one window of Conger conger chromosome 1, fConCon1.1, whole genome shotgun sequence:
- the LOC133138648 gene encoding NXPE family member 3-like, translating to MGIHRLAEYMKSLFMVLMAIMTFLGIIWTKKDIQSKRVFPVPASHHNYTKSDDLHIPLTPLIPLTTKPVADIGMAPHEVHKIQDLLHWPGPHKQIKNFLQSTAPSNTYFHIPGLRKTYQLGEELHVTVVARDFHKKPKRYGGDYFQAKLFSSKLKASVFGEVTDLENGSYSVRFLLPWSGEAWVAVRLIHSSEAVQVLKQLRKYQSDRVYFKGLFVGTGLNGAKLKETMECNSKWDGPGLERMQRGNCCEYPDPKTGEVWLCKRPKYLPCDALVYHVVGGYRAKLVDKKYTNQWIKRNNNKIIINPSNTTVGATERCRPGLQIPVPAGFYMRDVWTCLVCTTGHFNAPKITQCLKERELFMMGDSTMRQWYHYLGSSVPSMKYINLHSAEQAGPLLAVDVENNIVLHWRAHGTPLRSKAAPFVDLHYISNEIDSIAGGSRKFIIFNIWAHFTTYPLEYYIRRVARIRQAVIALLKRAPDTIVVIKSANTTTLKNVYSSDWFSIQLDIILRNAFQGIHVAFIDVWQMTSCHYSPESIHPNPTVIGNEINLLLSFICPV from the exons ATGGGAA TCCACAGACTTGCAGAATACATGAAGTCTTTGTTTATGGTGCTGATGGCGATAATGACTTTCCTG GGCATCATTTGGACGAAGAAAGACATACAATCAAAAAGAGTGTTCCCTGTTCCTGCCTCACATCACAACTACACAAAATCTGATGACCTGCACatccctctcacccctctcatccctctcaCGACCAAGCCTGTGGCTGATATTGGTATGGCCCCACATGAGGTGCACAAGATCCAAGATTTGCTCCACTGGCCTGGTccacacaaacaaattaaaaatttcCTCCAAAGCACCGCTCCATCCAACACATATTTCCACATTCCTGGGCTGAGGAAGACCTACCAGTTGGGGGAGGAACTACATGTCACTGTGGTGGCCAGGGATTTCCACAAAAAGCCCAAGCGATATGGAGGTGACTACTTCCAGGCCAAACTTTTCTCATCCAAACTGAAG GCTAGTGTGTTTGGGGAGGTGACAGATCTGGAGAATGGGTCCTACTCAGTGCGCTTTCTCCTGCCCTGGTCTGGGGAGGCTTGGGTAGCTGTACGCCTGATCCACTCTAGCGAGGCTGTGCAGGTCCTGAAACAACTCCGGAAGTATCAGTCGGACCGCGTCTACTTCAAGGGCCTGTTCGTGGGAACAGGTCTCAATGGGGCAAAGCTTAAAGAGACAATGGAGTGCAATTCAAAGTGGGATGGGCCAGGTCTGGAacgtatgcagaggggtaactgcTGTGAGTATCCAGACCCAAAAACAGGTGAGGTGTGGCTGTGCAAGAGGCCCAAATATCTGCCCTGTGATGCCCTGGTCTACCATGTGGTTGGGGGCTACAGGGCGAAGCTTGTGGACAA GAAATATACCAATCAATGGATCAAaaggaacaacaacaaaattataattaatcCCTCCAATACAACTGTTG GTGCGACAGAGAGATGCAGACCTGGGCTGCAAATCCCAGTCCCAGCTGGGTTCTACATGAGGGACGTGTGGACCTGTCTGGTCTGCACCACCGGCCATTTTAATGCTCCCAAAATAACCCAGTGCCTCAAGGAGAGAGAGCTCTTCATGATGGGAGACTCCACCATGAGGCAGTGGTACCATTATCTGGGAAGTTCTGTGCCCA GCATGAAATACATCAACCTTCACTCCGCTGAACAGGCAGGTCCTCTCTTGGCGGTGGATGTGGAAAATAATATAGTCTTGCATTGGAGGGCCCATGGCACACCACTGCGCTCTAAAGCGGCCCCATTTGTTGACTTGCACTACATCAGCAATGAGATTGACAGTATAGCAGGCGGGTCCCGCAAGTTCATCATCTTCAACATTTGGGCGCACTTCACAACTTACCCGCTTGAGTATTACATCCGTCGAGTGGCAAGGATTCGGCAAGCTGTTATTGCACTGCTGAAGCGGGCACCAGATACGATTGTCGTAATCAAGTCTGCCAACACCACAACACTCAAG AATGTGTACAGCTCTGACTGGTTTTCAATACAGTTGGACATAATATTGAGAAACGCCTTCCAGGGGATTCATGTAGCATTCATAGACGTCTGGCAAATGACATCCTGCCACTACAGTCCAGAAAGTATCCATCCCAACCCAACTGTCATTGGGAATGAGATCAACCTATTGTTGTCATTCATCTGTCCTGTCTGA